GAGGTCCCATAGCCCGGCCTCATGCAGGCGGGCCAGGGCCTTCTGCACATTGCCCCAGCTCGTGTTCTGGGTCAGGAAGGCGCCCACGCAGATCTCGAAGCGCTGGCGCTGCGTGAGCCGGCCCGCAAAGCCGGGTCGGTAGCGGGGCTGGCCCCCGCGGGCCGGCGTGACCGGCCACCAGCCCTGCGGGCCGTAGGCGCACAGGAGCCGGCGGTAAGCGGTCAGTGGCGAGATAGTCATCGGAATCAGGCCGGGCCGGGGCCGGCGAGGACCTTTTGGATCTTCTGGATCAACTGGTCCAAGTCGTAAGGCTTGGCCAGGTAACCGTCGGCGCCGGCGGTGAGAGCCAGCTCTAGATCGCTGGTGTGGCCCAGGCCCGTCATCATGACGATCCGTATGTCTTTAGTCCCGGCGTCGGCCTTCAGGATGCGGCAGACCTCGATGCCGTCCAGCGTGGGGAGCATGATGTCCAGCAGCATCAAGTCAGGCTTGGATTTGCGGGCCGCGGCCACTCCCTCCGGGCCGTCGGGAGCGCTGCTGGCCTCATAGCCCCTAGCCTGCAGGAAGGCCTGGAGGCTCTCGGCGATGGCAGGTTCGTCATCTACGATGAGCACCTTGATAGCCATTCAGGCCCTCCCGCAGCGGAGGCAGTCTAGCATATCGGAGATTCGGGGCTATTTCGACGCGACCGGCAAAGACAGGCAGAGAGTGGTGCGCCCATCCGTTCCGACCTGGATGCCCAGGTCCCCGCCACCCTGCCGGGCCACCGCTCTCAGGACTCCCAGGCCCAGGCCTACCGAGTTGAGGGTATGGCCGGCGCGGCTGGCGGGATAGAGCAGGTCCAGGCTGCGCTGGGCTTCGGCCTGGGTGATGGGGTGGCCCGCGTATTCCAGCCGCAGCGCCACCGAAGCGCCCTTATCCTCAGCTGTGAGGCGCAGGTCCCCGGAACTGCGAAACTTCCGAGCATGGAAGACGAGGCTGACCAAGGTCCGCATGGTGCGGGACCGGTCCACGCGTACCCGAGGCAGGCCCGCGGGCAGATCCGCGTCGATGTCGGCTTGGGAGGTCGAAGCACCCCGCCGCACCGCGGCCAGGGCTTCCTCGACCAGGTCGGCGGGCACCACGCTCTCGTTCTGCAGCGCCAGGTCGCGGCAGAGCATCAGGTGGATGAGGTCGCGCAGCTCGCCCACCATGCCGTTGAGCCGGCCGACCTGCTCGCGCATCATTTCCATCCATTTGACCTGGTCGGGGGGCATGGAGCCGAAGACGCCGGAGATGAAATTCAGGGTGGTGATGTTGATGGCCGTGATCGGAGTGTTGATCTCGTGGGCGGCGTGGGAGAAGAAACGCCCCAGACGCAGCCTGCGGGCGCTGTCCCAGAAGTACACTCCCGCCGCCACGGCGGCGGCGCCCATGAACAGACCGCCCAGGAACGCCAACCCGGCCCCCATGCGCCCTTAGAAGAGCACCCGCGAGCCGCGCTGATGCTGATGCGCCAGCCGCACGTAGGCGGCGGCGGAGCGCTTGAGGCGGCGCAGTTCCGCCGCGGTCAGCGGACGCACCACCTTGGCCGGCAGGCCCAGGACCAAGGAGCGCGCGGGGATGCGGACTCCCCTGGGAACCAGCGCGCCGGCGCCTACCAGGCACTCCCGGCCGATGCTGCATTCCAGGACCGTGGCCCCCATGCCGATGAGGCAGCCGTCCGCGATGCGGGCCCCGTGGATCACGACGCTGTGGCCTATGGTGACGCCCCGGCCGATCCATGCCGGCCGGCCGTGGTCGCCGTGCAGCATGGAGAGGTCCTGGATGTTGGTCCCGGCGCCGACCACGATCGCGGCCACGTCTCCGCGAAGAACGGTCAGGGGCCAGACCGAGACCTCCGCCCCCAGGACGACCCTGCCGATGACCTCGGCCGAGTCATGCACGAAGGCTTTCGGATGGATCCGCGGCCGGAAGGACGCGAAGCTACGGACCACCTTAGGAGCGCCTCATAGTTTGATAGACTCTAGCATTCCCGCTCCGGACAGTCAAAAAACATGAAACATTCGTGCGATTTCCTGGTCATCGGCAGCGGCCTGGCCGGCCTGCTCAGCGCGCACCAGCTCTCGGCTCTCGGCACGGTCTATCTGCTGACCAAGAAGGAGGCCGCCGAGTGCAACAGCAACTACGCCCAGGGCGGCATCGCGGCCGCGGTGGGCGCGGGCGACACGCCGGAGAGCCACGTCGCCGACACCCTCAAGGCCGGGGCGGGCCTGTGCCGGGAGGACATCGTGCGCTTGGTCGCGGGCGAGGCCCCGGCCCGCGTACGGGAGCTGATCGACCTGGGCGTGGACTTCAGCCGCAAGGACGGGGCCCTGGACCTGGGGCTCGAGGCCGGCCACTGCCGCCGCCGGGTCCTGCACGCCGGCGACATCACGGGACACGAGATCGTGCGGGCCCTGCTGGAGCGCTGCCGGGCCGACCGCGGGGTGCGCATCTTCGAGGACCACGCCGCGGTCAACCTCATCCGGGACAACCGCGGCGTCTGCTGCGGGGCCTACGCGCTGGAGCGGGCCACGGGCGAGGTTCACACCTTCACGGCCCGGGCTACGGTCCTGGCCACGGGCGGGGCGGGCAAGGTCTATCTCTACACCACCAACCCGGACGTGGCCACGGGAGACGGCATGGCCATGGCTTGGCGCGCCGGCGCGACCTTGGCCAATATGGAGTTCGTGCAGTTCCACCCGACCTGCCTGTACCATCCCCAGGCCAAGTCCTTCCTCATCTCCGAGGCCCTGCGCGGCGAGGGCGGCCGCCTGGTGGACCGCCGGGGCCGCGCCTTCATGGCGGACTACCACCCCCAGAAAGAGCTCGCCCCGCGCGACATCGTCGCGCGCGCCATCGACGCGGAGCTCAAGCGCACGGGCGAGGAGTGCGTGTTCCTGGACATGACGCACATGAGCGCCGAGGCCCTGCGCGCGCGCTTCCCCAACATCTACGAGAAATGCCGCGGCTTCGGCATCGACATGGCCGTAGAGCCTATCCCCGTGGTCCCGGCCGCGCACTTCTTCTGCGGCGGGGTGCAGACCGACGCGGACGCCGCCACCACCATCCCCCGGCTCTTCGCCGTCGGGGAGGTGGCGCACACGGGCCTGCACGGCGCCAACCGCTTGGCCTCCAACTCCCTGCTGGAGTGCTGCGTGTTCGCCCACCGGCTCCGCACGCTTCTGGAGCGCCGGCCGGAGCTATGGCCGCGGCCGGACTTCGCCGCGCCCCCGGAATGGAACCCCGGCCGCGCGGTCAAGTCGGACGAGGCCGTGGTCATCGAGCAGAACTGGGACGAGGTCCGCCGGATCATGTGGAACTACGTGGGCATCGTGCGCTCCAAGAAGCGCCTGGAGCGGGCCCTCAACCGCATGCAGCTGCTCAACCGCGAGATCGAGCAGTATTACTGGGACTTCCTGCTGACCCCTGACCTCATCGAGCTGCGCAGCATCGCGGTGGTGGCCACGGCCGTCATCCAGTCGGCCATGGCGCGCCGCGAGTCCCGCGGCCTGCACTACACCCTGGACTTCCCGGACCCCGTCGAGGCCGAGCGCAAGGATACGGTGCTCTCGCGCTACAACGTGCCGGCCCCTTCCCGGTAGCCCCTCAGACGCGTCGCCCTTTTGCCTCCCCGAACATCCGCCGCGCCCTCATCTGATTGTGCTCCCGGCACAGCAGGCGGATGTTGCGTGGGTCGAAGGATCTCCCCCCCAGCGCCCAGGGCATGATGTGGTCGAACTCCAGGCCTTCCCGCTCCGGGCAGCGCGCGCCGCCGGGCGGGACGAAGACGCACTGTCCTGCGTCGCGGGCCCAGACCTCGTCCTTGACCCACTGCGGGATGCGGCGCGGCTCCGTGTCCGCGGCGCTGGTCGGAGGCTTGCGCTTGAGGCGCTTCTGCCTCGCCAAACGGCGCTCGGGGTCCTTCTTGTCGAGCAGGAAGTCCAGGGCCTCGGCGAAGATGTCCTCCAGCTTGCCCGCGGGATGCTTGTGCCAGAGGATGGCCTGCGCCCTCTCCACCTTGCGCAGCAGGGCCTCGTCGCCGGTGAAGGAGAAGCGTACGCGGTCCGGGGCGGTGGGCTCGATGCGGTCATAGAGGCTGGCCCCGGGAGGCTTCGGTGGGCAGGCAGTGCCGGGCATGAAGACGGGCGACGGCGCGACGGCAGTCTCCGACCCGGACGGAACTGGGGCGATGTCAGGGACCGGCGAGGCCGGCTGAGATGATGAGATAGGCGGTGCAAAGGAGAGTTCGGCGGGGCCGTCTGGGTCGATTCCAGGAAAGGCGGAGGCGGGCGTGTTGGGGCCGACGGTCGGAAGCCGCCGCATGACGTCGGGCTTATCGAGTTGGGGCGCCAGGGCGGCTACGATGAACTCGACATCGCGTTTGCTCTTGCCGCATGCACTGGACAGCAGATACTGGACGTTGTCTTGAGTCAGATGCGGAGCTAACAGCAAGACTGCGGCGAGATGGAGTTCCCCCTCTCCGACCATGGCGAGGATCTCCGGGAATTGGCGGACGGCACGAGCGGCATGGATGCGCTTGTAAGCGGCGTCTTCCGAGAAACGCAGCGCCCTCACGCAATAGACGAACAATGAGGGATGTCCCAGGGGAGAATAGAGTTTCCTATGATCGAATTCCGCCAAGTGGGCGAGGATGGAAACGGTTGTGTCGCGTTCCTCCGCCGCGAGGCGATTGAGCCGAAACGTGAGCTCCTCGTCGCTGAGTCCGGCTAGATTGAAGTTATCCACAACTTGCCCCGGGGCAAGTTGCCCCTACTATACATACGACGTCGGCCCGAAAAAGTTCCAGCGCCCTCACGAATGCGGTACAATTTATCGCAGGAAGGATTTGCGACACGGAAAAATCTTTAGCATGTCAAAGGACCGAGAAAAGATCGTCGGTTATGGCATCATCGTTTTGTTCATCATTACACTCCTCTCAGCTATACTATTGAACCCTTCTCTTAGGCCCTTCATGGTGAGATTTTTTTCAGCGGCCTGGGCCACGGAACCGTGGACAAGATAACGATCCGCGGCGCGCGCCAGCACAACCTCAAGAACATCAGCCTGACGCTGCCTCGCGGCAAGCTCATCGTGTTCACCGGCCTCTCGGGCTCGGGCAAGTCGTCTTTGGCCTTCGACACCCTCTACGCCGAGGGCCAACGCCGCTATGTGGAGAGCCTCTCCGCCTACGCCCGTCAGTTCCTGGAGATGATGGACAAGCCGGACGTGGACTTGATCGAGGGCCTCTCCCCCGCCATCTCCATCGAGCAGCGCAACCCGTCCCGCAACCCGCGCTCCACCGTGGCCACGGTGACCGAGATCTACGACTACCTGCGCCTGCTCTACGCGCGCGTGGGCACCCCGCACTGCCCTGAGTGCGGCAAACGTATCCAGAAGCAGTCCGCCCAGTCCATCGTGTCCACCGTCATGCGTGAGCATGACGGCGGGGCCGTCGTCATCTACTCTCCGTTGGTCCGCGGCCGCACCGGCACATACGAGGACCTCTTCAAGCGGCTCAAGCGCTCCGGCTTCGTGAGCGTGCGCGTGGACGGCAAGTCCTTGGACCTCGACTCCATCCCCAAGCTCTCCCGCTACCAGAAGCACACCATCGAGCTCTTCGTGGACAAGCTCCGTGTTATCAGCGATGAGCGCCAGCGGATCGCTGATTCTATCGAGATAGCCCTTAAGGAATCCAAAGGTTTGGTCCGCGTGGAGCCCGCCGGCAACCCCAAGGCCGGCAGCCTCATGAGCGAGCACCATGCTTGCCCGGATTGCGGGGTGAGCCTTCCCGAGCTCGAGCCGCGCCTCTTCTCCTTCAATTCCCCCTACGGCGCCTGCCCGGACTGCGGCGGCCTGGGCCAGAAGACCGAGGTGGAGCCGGCCCTCGTGGTGGCGGACCCCGGGCTCTCCATCGCCGAGGGGGCTCTGACGGCCTGGGCCGACCCGGTCACCACGCGCACCAACCGCTGGAAGCGGTCCTGGTCCGGCTATTACACGGAGATACTGGACCAGGTCTGCCGCCAGCAGGGCATCGCTCAGGACCGGCCCTGGAAGGACCTGCCGGAGAGGCAGCGGCGGATCGTGCTCTATGGAGGCGGCACCTACAAGCCCCATTGGGCCAAGAACGACCAGGATTTCGAAGGCGTGATCCACAACCTGGAGCGCCGGGTGGCGGAGACCGAGTCCGAATTCGTCAAGGGCGCCATCGCGGACCGCTTCATGCGCAAGAGGCTGTGCCCCACCTGCGCCGGAGCCAGGCTCAAGCCCGAGTCCTTGGCCGTGAAGATCGGTGCGCTGAGCATCGCGGAGCTGACGCGCCTCTCCGTGGCCAAAGCCCGGGATTTCTTCGCCGACCAAGCCTGGGAGGAGGGGCAGAGGGCCATAGCCAAGCAGGTGCTCAAGGAGATCCGCAGCCGCCTGGAGTTCCTGAGTTCCGTGGGTTTGGAGTACCTGACCTTGGACCGGGCTTCCGAGACCCTGGCCGGGGGCGAGGCCCAGCGCATCCATCTGGCCACCCAGATCGGTTCGGGGCTCACCGGGGTCCTCTATGTGCTCGACGAGCCGTCCATCGGCCTGCACCCCCGCGACAACAGCCGCCTGCTGGCCACCCTCAAGCGCCTGCGCGACCTGGGCAACACCTTGGTGGTCGTGGAGCACGATGAGGAGACCATCCGCAGCGCGGACTGGATCGTGGACCTCGGCCCGGGCGCCGGCATCCACGGCGGGGCCGTGGTGGCGCAGGGGACGCTGGCGGACATCCTGGCCGAGCCCAAGTCTCTCACCGGGGCCTACTTGAGCGGCCAAGTCGCGCCGCGAGCCCGCCCCCCCCTGCGCGAGCCGAGCGGCCGTATGCTCATCAAAGGGGCGCGGCAGTTCAACCTCAAGAACATCGACGTGGACATCCCCCTGGGCCTGCTCGTGTGCGTGACCGGAGTCTCCGGCTCGGGCAAGTCCACCTTGGTCCATGAGGTGACCTACAAGGCCCTGGCCCGCAAGCTCTACGGCGCCAAGGACGAGCCGGGCGCGCACCGGGCCATCGTGGGAGCGGAACAGCTCGACAAGGTCATCGTGGTGGACCAGTCCCCGATCGGGCGCACGCCGCGCTCCAATCCGGCCACCTACACGGGCCTCTGGACCCCGATCCGGGAGCTCTACGCGATGCTGCCCCAGTCCAAGGCCCGCGGCTACAAGCCGGGCCGCTTCTCCTTCAACGTCAAAGGCGGCCGCTGCGAGAACTGCCAGGGCGACGGGACTTTGCGCATCTCCATGCAGTTCCTGCCCGACGTCTACATCCAATGCAACGAGTGCCACGGCGCGCGCTTCAACGACGAGACCCTCACCGTGCGCTACAAGGGCAAGACCATCGCCGAGCTCCTGGCCATGAGCGTGGAGGAGGGACTGGGCTTCCTTTCGGCCCATCCGGCCATCTGCCGCACGCTCCGGACCCTCTCCGACGTGGGCCTGGGCTACATCGCCCTGGGCCAGAGCGCCACGACCCTTTCCGGCGGAGAGGCCCAGCGCGTCAAGCTCGCGGCCGAGCTCTGCCGCCGGGCCACAGGCCGGACCTTCTACATCCTCGACGAGCCCACCACGGGCCTGCACTTCGCGGATGTGGACAAGCTCCTCGAAGTGCTCCATCGCCTGGTCTCGGGCGGCAACACCGTGCTCGTCATCGAGCACAACCTCGAGGTCATCCGCCAGGCGGACTGGATCGTGGATCTGGGTCCGGAAGGCGGGGACGGCGGCGGCAGGGTCGTAGCCTGCGGCCGGCCTGCCGATGTGGCTAAGGTGGCGGCGTCCTATACGGGCCGGTACTTAAAGGCCGCCGTGCCCGCGCTGGGCTAGCCCCTCTTGAATGGCGCGCCGCCTTCGGCGGCGCGCAACCGGCGCCCCCTATGAGGGGGCGCCGGTTCCGTTGGGGTGGCCGGCGTTGTGCGGCAGAGTGGCCTACTCTCGCAGCGACTTGAAGCCCCTCATGGGCTTCAAGCCGGACGGCGCGAAGGACCCCGTGGACTTGCGCCCTTCGGGCTGGGGCTGGTCCTGGGTCTCGGCCTGGGCCTCCTCGACCTTGTGGCGCAGATCCGAACGGCCCAGCCAGCGCCGCCAGTCCTTCTCCAATGCCGGGAAGCCGTGATAGCGATAGGCGAGCCACAGGCTCTGCTCCACGTCCTTGCCGTCGCGGAGCTGCGCGCAGAAGTTCTTGAACTGCAGAGGCTGGTGGGCGCGGTAGAGGAAGTAGGCTATCGAGTAGGCCTGGACGTAGAAATCCCCGACGATCGTCGAGTTGTGCAGGTCCTGGGTGGGGTTCAGGGAGAAGAACTGCTGCATGGGCAGCCAGGCGCTAGGCTTGGCCAGCACCATGTTCTGGAACCAGAGCGAACGCTCCGGGTTCTCGGGAGATTCGTCCTCCTCCATCATGGCGAGGCCCTCATTGAGCCAGGAGGGCGGCTCCTTGCCGGCGTCTCGCCAGAAACCCGCGAAGAGCAAGTGCGTGGTCTCGTGCCTGATGACGCGCAGCAGGGCCTTGCGGTCCGGATTGTCCGGCACGGCTACGGCCTTGAGCTCGTAGAGAGCCAGGCCGTTGGACCAGGACGGCGGCTGGAACTCGCCCGAAAGGAACGATGGGGTATCCTTGTAGAGGTAGAGCTTGATGCGCTCCTTGGCCATCCACGGAGAGAACATCCCCAGGTCCATGCGCAGCCTGCCGTGCATGCGCTCCAGGCTCATGACGAACCCCGGTGGCGTCCACGGCATCTCATGCTCCACCACGAAGTGCGGCGATGTCGTCTCCTGCCAGTTCCAGCCCTTCTCCTTGGGCGCGGCGCTCAATGATGCTGATACCATGAGGCTGACGGTCAGCCACGGAAGCATGCTTTCAGTTTACCAGAAATGCCCGTTGTTATCCACGAGAAATTTTGATAAAATCTCTTAAATTCAAGAATCAGTAACTGCTGTAAGGGGTATAATGGCCACATTGCGGACGCTGTTCCTGAACCCTCCTTCATACGCCGGATTCGACGGAGGGGCGGGGTCACGCTACCAAGCCTGCCGCGAGATCCGCTCCTTTTGGTACCCGACGTGGCTGGCCCAGCCCGCGGCCTTGATCGCCAATTCCAAGCTCATCGACGCGCCGGCGGACGGCCTCAGCCTCGAACAGGTCTTGCAGATGGCCAAGGGCTTCGAGCTCTGCGTCATTCACACTTCCACCCCCTCCTTCTCCAACGACGTTCGGGTCGCCGAGACCCTCAAGCGCGCTTATCCGGACATGGTCATCGGCTTCGTGGGGGCCCACGTGGCGGTCCTGGCCGAGGAGTCCCTGCGCGCCGCGCCGGTGCTCGATTTCGTGGCCCGGGAGGAGTTCGACTACTCTTTGCTCGAGATCGCCCAGGGCGAGCCCTTGTCCAAGGTCGCGGGCATCAGCTTCCGGCAGGACGGAGCCATCCGCCACAACCCCGACCGCGAGCTCATCAAGGACATGGATGCCCTGCCGAGCGTGCTGGACATCTACAAGCGGGACCTGAAGGTGGAGAACTACTACATCGGCTACCTCCAACATCCCTACCTCTCGCTCTACACCGGCCGCGGCTGCCCGGCCCGCTGCACCTTCTGCCTCTGGCCCCAGACCGTGGGTGGCCGCACCTATCGGCCCCGCAGCGCCGCCAACGTGGTCGCGGAGATGACCCGGGCGAAAGCCCTCTTCCCGCAGGTCAAGGAGTTCTTCTTCGACGACGACACCTTCACCGCCGACCTGCCCCGCGCCGCCGAGATCGCCAAGGGCCTGGGGAAGCTCGGCCTCACCTGGTCCTGCAACGCGCGCGCCAACGTGCCTTACGAGTACCTCAAGACCTTCAAGGAGAACGGGCTGCGTCTGCTCCTGGTGGGTTACGAGTCGGGCAACCAGGAGATCCTCAACAACGTCAAGAAGGGCCTGCGCCTGGACGTGGCTGAGGAGTTCTCGCGCAATTGCCGGCTGCTGGGCATCCTCGTGCACGGGACCTTCGTCCTGGGCCTTCCCGGAGAGACGCGGGAGACCATCGCCGAGTCCATCCGCTACGCCTGCCGTCTCGACGTGGACACCATCCAGGTTTCTTTGGCCGCCCCTTATCCGGGCACCGAGCTCTACCGGCAGGCCATGGCCAACAAGTGGTATGAGCCCGGAAGCCTGGTGCGCAACGACGGGACCCAGTCCTGCGCGCTATCCTACCCCGGCCTCTCCGCAGCCGACATACAAGCCGGGGTGAAGCGCTTCTACGCGCGCTTCTATGCGCGGCCCACGCCGATCTGGCGCATGCTGGTGCGCATGGCCAGGGACCCTGAGGAGCGGCGCCGACGGCTGCGCGAGGGCCGCGAGTTCCTGCGTTACCTGGGGGGCCGGACGCCCAGCCATGACCCCTCCTGCGCGTGCGCGGACCAGGAAAAACCC
This genomic stretch from Elusimicrobiota bacterium harbors:
- a CDS encoding response regulator; the encoded protein is MAIKVLIVDDEPAIAESLQAFLQARGYEASSAPDGPEGVAAARKSKPDLMLLDIMLPTLDGIEVCRILKADAGTKDIRIVMMTGLGHTSDLELALTAGADGYLAKPYDLDQLIQKIQKVLAGPGPA
- a CDS encoding HAMP domain-containing sensor histidine kinase, producing the protein MGAGLAFLGGLFMGAAAVAAGVYFWDSARRLRLGRFFSHAAHEINTPITAINITTLNFISGVFGSMPPDQVKWMEMMREQVGRLNGMVGELRDLIHLMLCRDLALQNESVVPADLVEEALAAVRRGASTSQADIDADLPAGLPRVRVDRSRTMRTLVSLVFHARKFRSSGDLRLTAEDKGASVALRLEYAGHPITQAEAQRSLDLLYPASRAGHTLNSVGLGLGVLRAVARQGGGDLGIQVGTDGRTTLCLSLPVASK
- a CDS encoding gamma carbonic anhydrase family protein; this encodes MVRSFASFRPRIHPKAFVHDSAEVIGRVVLGAEVSVWPLTVLRGDVAAIVVGAGTNIQDLSMLHGDHGRPAWIGRGVTIGHSVVIHGARIADGCLIGMGATVLECSIGRECLVGAGALVPRGVRIPARSLVLGLPAKVVRPLTAAELRRLKRSAAAYVRLAHQHQRGSRVLF
- the nadB gene encoding L-aspartate oxidase, whose amino-acid sequence is MKHSCDFLVIGSGLAGLLSAHQLSALGTVYLLTKKEAAECNSNYAQGGIAAAVGAGDTPESHVADTLKAGAGLCREDIVRLVAGEAPARVRELIDLGVDFSRKDGALDLGLEAGHCRRRVLHAGDITGHEIVRALLERCRADRGVRIFEDHAAVNLIRDNRGVCCGAYALERATGEVHTFTARATVLATGGAGKVYLYTTNPDVATGDGMAMAWRAGATLANMEFVQFHPTCLYHPQAKSFLISEALRGEGGRLVDRRGRAFMADYHPQKELAPRDIVARAIDAELKRTGEECVFLDMTHMSAEALRARFPNIYEKCRGFGIDMAVEPIPVVPAAHFFCGGVQTDADAATTIPRLFAVGEVAHTGLHGANRLASNSLLECCVFAHRLRTLLERRPELWPRPDFAAPPEWNPGRAVKSDEAVVIEQNWDEVRRIMWNYVGIVRSKKRLERALNRMQLLNREIEQYYWDFLLTPDLIELRSIAVVATAVIQSAMARRESRGLHYTLDFPDPVEAERKDTVLSRYNVPAPSR
- a CDS encoding HNH endonuclease signature motif containing protein; translation: MPGTACPPKPPGASLYDRIEPTAPDRVRFSFTGDEALLRKVERAQAILWHKHPAGKLEDIFAEALDFLLDKKDPERRLARQKRLKRKPPTSAADTEPRRIPQWVKDEVWARDAGQCVFVPPGGARCPEREGLEFDHIMPWALGGRSFDPRNIRLLCREHNQMRARRMFGEAKGRRV
- the uvrA gene encoding excinuclease ABC subunit UvrA, with product MDKITIRGARQHNLKNISLTLPRGKLIVFTGLSGSGKSSLAFDTLYAEGQRRYVESLSAYARQFLEMMDKPDVDLIEGLSPAISIEQRNPSRNPRSTVATVTEIYDYLRLLYARVGTPHCPECGKRIQKQSAQSIVSTVMREHDGGAVVIYSPLVRGRTGTYEDLFKRLKRSGFVSVRVDGKSLDLDSIPKLSRYQKHTIELFVDKLRVISDERQRIADSIEIALKESKGLVRVEPAGNPKAGSLMSEHHACPDCGVSLPELEPRLFSFNSPYGACPDCGGLGQKTEVEPALVVADPGLSIAEGALTAWADPVTTRTNRWKRSWSGYYTEILDQVCRQQGIAQDRPWKDLPERQRRIVLYGGGTYKPHWAKNDQDFEGVIHNLERRVAETESEFVKGAIADRFMRKRLCPTCAGARLKPESLAVKIGALSIAELTRLSVAKARDFFADQAWEEGQRAIAKQVLKEIRSRLEFLSSVGLEYLTLDRASETLAGGEAQRIHLATQIGSGLTGVLYVLDEPSIGLHPRDNSRLLATLKRLRDLGNTLVVVEHDEETIRSADWIVDLGPGAGIHGGAVVAQGTLADILAEPKSLTGAYLSGQVAPRARPPLREPSGRMLIKGARQFNLKNIDVDIPLGLLVCVTGVSGSGKSTLVHEVTYKALARKLYGAKDEPGAHRAIVGAEQLDKVIVVDQSPIGRTPRSNPATYTGLWTPIRELYAMLPQSKARGYKPGRFSFNVKGGRCENCQGDGTLRISMQFLPDVYIQCNECHGARFNDETLTVRYKGKTIAELLAMSVEEGLGFLSAHPAICRTLRTLSDVGLGYIALGQSATTLSGGEAQRVKLAAELCRRATGRTFYILDEPTTGLHFADVDKLLEVLHRLVSGGNTVLVIEHNLEVIRQADWIVDLGPEGGDGGGRVVACGRPADVAKVAASYTGRYLKAAVPALG
- the hpnJ gene encoding hopanoid biosynthesis associated radical SAM protein HpnJ, which translates into the protein MATLRTLFLNPPSYAGFDGGAGSRYQACREIRSFWYPTWLAQPAALIANSKLIDAPADGLSLEQVLQMAKGFELCVIHTSTPSFSNDVRVAETLKRAYPDMVIGFVGAHVAVLAEESLRAAPVLDFVAREEFDYSLLEIAQGEPLSKVAGISFRQDGAIRHNPDRELIKDMDALPSVLDIYKRDLKVENYYIGYLQHPYLSLYTGRGCPARCTFCLWPQTVGGRTYRPRSAANVVAEMTRAKALFPQVKEFFFDDDTFTADLPRAAEIAKGLGKLGLTWSCNARANVPYEYLKTFKENGLRLLLVGYESGNQEILNNVKKGLRLDVAEEFSRNCRLLGILVHGTFVLGLPGETRETIAESIRYACRLDVDTIQVSLAAPYPGTELYRQAMANKWYEPGSLVRNDGTQSCALSYPGLSAADIQAGVKRFYARFYARPTPIWRMLVRMARDPEERRRRLREGREFLRYLGGRTPSHDPSCACADQEKPRESVAA